From Methylococcus capsulatus:
GGAGAGCGCATTGCCGATGATGACGAGGTCGGGGAGGGGATGGAGATTGTCCGGGCTGTAGCCGTTGCAGAGGTCGATGCCCTGCTGCTCCAGCAGAGTGCTCATGGGCGGATAGACGTTCTGGTCCGATCCCGTGACGGTGTGGCCGAGTTGGCGGGCCATGATGGCGAGTCCGCCCATGAAGGTGCCGCAGATACCTAGGATGTGAATACGCACTTATCGATGCCTCGGTTCGTTCATCGGATTGGTGGGGAGAAAATCGCCTGCGGGTGGGCGTCATGCATCCGGCGATTCGTATTGAGAAGTGACCGATTATATATCCGTCTTTTTGACCAGGGCACAAAGATGCCATCTTAATGACGCCAACGCAGCGCAGACGTACTAGAATAGCCGGCCCTGGTTATCGGGTATTTCCAGGATTCATGCTTGGAGGGTTCATCGGATGCCGTCGCATAGCGGTAAGGCAAGTGTCACTTCGATCTGTAGGCGAGGTTCCGGCTGAGGTGGCCGTCTATGCCATCGGCGACGTCCAAGGCTGCTATGTAGAGCTGATGCGTCTGCTGGATCTGATCCGCTTCGATCCGGCCGCGGACCGCCTGCTGTTTACGGGTGATCTGGTCAATCGCGGGCCCCAGTCGCTGGAAACCCTCCGGTTTATCCGCTCGCTGGGAGCCGCGGCGGTCACGGTGCTCGGCAACCATGACCTGCACCTCTTGGCGGTGGCCTGTGAGGTCTCCCGGGTGAAGCACAAGGACACCTTCGGCGATGTGTTGGAAGCCGACGATCGGGACGAGTTGCTGGAGTGGCTGCGTACCCGCCCGCTGGTGCACCGGGAGGGCGGCTATTGCCTGGTCCACGCCGGTATCCCCCCTTGCTGGAGTGCGGAAACGGCTTTGGCCCGGGCCGGCGAGGTCGAGACGGTCCTCGCGGGCGGGGACATCGCCGGATTTTGCCGGCAGATGTACGGCGACCAGCCCGACCTCTGGTCTGAGGATCTGGCCGGATGGGACCGGCTCCGTTTCATCACCAATGCCTTGACCCGCATGCGCTATTGCGACCGGAGTGGCCGGCTAGATTTCAGGCAAAAGGGGGCGCCGGGGCGGCAACCGGCTTCCCTGGTTCCCTGGTTCGAAGTTCCGGGCCGAACGCCGCCGGGAGCTACGATCGTGTTCGGGCACTGGTCCACGCTCGGCTATTTCGCCGGTAGGGACTGTTACTGTCTGGACACGGGCTGCCTGTGGGGCGGCGAGCTTACTGCGCTGAAACTGGATGAGACTTTACAGCGATATGCCGTGCCATCGCTGCACGGGGGGTACCAGAAACCCACCTTGACGGAATAGCCGGCTCGGGGCTGTGGAGCAGCCGATGTGGTAGGTAGTAGGCGACATCCCTGTCGATTACGGCTCGTGCTTGTCGCAAGGCGCTCCACGCGAAGGTACACATTCCGACGCGGAAGATGCGCGTCGGAGGACTTGGATCAAGGAGCGTGTTTGTAGGCGGAGTTGGCTGCGTCTTCCTCAATGGCTTTGGCGGCAGTGACGTATTTGCCGTGTTCACTGCTCTTGACCATGGCGAGCGTCACGACGACTGCGATGACCAGACCCGCGATGTAAAACCAGAAATAATCTTTCTCTTCTTTGGCGTCGTTCATGGTTACTCCTCATATTGTTTTGGTGACGCTGTATTAAGCCAGCGTTGACAATATATAGAGACTCTCTGGCTCCTTCTTTGACGGGGGTCAAGGTTTCGACGGATGCAAGCCGCCGAGCCTGGGCTCATGTCAACTGCGCTAGGGCTTCAGCGATCCGTTCCCGCGAGTTCTCGAGGTCTTCCGGCGCGGCCGGCACGATGGCAGGCAGCGCGGTGATTTCCAGCGTATTGAGGATCAGTTGGCCGGGGGAGTTGAAATACTGCACCCACCACACCTTTGGCAAGCGGGTCAGGCTCACGCGGCAATCGCCGTAGCCCCGGGACAGAATGGAAAGGCCTGCGGTTCCCAGCGTGTCGATCAGGAATTTTGAATCTTCCGGTGTCAGCGGCAGCAGCGACAGGTTGATGACATGAGGACGATCGGCCGAACAGTCTGCCGAATGGTCGAAGATCTCCGTCAGCAACGCCGGGGCATTCATCAAACCTTCCGGAAAGACTTGAGGACACTGCGGCGGCTCATCGGCGGTCAGACGCTCGGCCCATTCGTACACTGCCTCCGGCGCAGGCCCGGTTTCGACGTCGTCCCGCCGCAACCGACCGTCGACGTAATGCTGTATGCGCCAGACTCCTGCGAACACCGATTCCCGGATCACCAGCCGATCACGCGGCCCGGCGATATTTATCAGCACCTCGCCTTCGCCGAGCACTTCGTCGACAAAGCGCCTGCTCGCAGGATCGCGGGCAGCGAGATTGACGCGGCCCGGGGCGCCGCCGAGCCGCTCGATCACTGTCCGCAGCACGGCGCGTCCGCCGCCGGTTTCCTCCCGGCTCAGCGCGTGCAAAAGTGGCGGCGTGAAGGTCGCCATGGCTTCCGGCATGGGTGGATAGGCGCATTCGGGGTCATCAGGCGGGCGGATGAGCGGTGTGTTTCCGGTCGCTATGAAAGCAAAATCGTCTTGCATGGAAGATCCTTGGAGATGTCGGAGTCCCGGGCGGGGTGGGTCGTCTTGCGTGGATCGCCTGGTAGAAAGCGGACATCGCCGATGCGGCAAGCGGCTTCGGCCGAAGGTCGCTGGCGTTCGTACTGCGTCATCTCCAGGGCATCGGCCGTGCAGTCCCCAGCGGGCCGGCGCCAGCCGGGCAGGCCGAGTTCTGCGCAGAAGGCGAGTATCCTGGCGATGGCGGGTTCGAGTTGCGCCTTGACGGGCGGCGTCAGGCTGCCGCCAAAGTCCTCCATGTCGACCGGCTGCACGCCCACCAGGTAAAGTCGCTCAGGCCCTTGCCCCATCAGCTTGCACAAGGCCAGCACCTCTTGGAAGCTGACCTGGTGCAGGCTGGTCTTGCCTGAATGCAGGTAGGCGGGCACGTCCTCGTCCCGGGCTTCTAGCAGCGATGCCGGTGCCTGGCCGAAATCCACCGCGTCGGCGACGATGAGTACCTCGCTTTCCTGGACGTAAGGGATCAGCGCCAGCCCTTGGGTGCCGCCGTCCATCACGGTGACGTTCTCAGGGAAAACGTAATCCCGCTGCAATGCCTGGGCGACGCGCACGCCAAAGCCCTCGTCCGCCCATAGCAGATTGCCGATGCCTAAGATCAGGACGCGGGGAAGCATCGGATCACGGACGCTCGTCCTTCCATACCCGCCAGCCGTCGATCATGGTGGTGGTGACGGACTGGCGCGACAAGTGCTGTTCCCTCACCGCCACGTAGACGTGGACGAGCGTGAAGATCACCAGGTACCACATGCCCAGATGATGCAGGCTGTGGACCTGCTGGCTACCGCCCAGGGCGGGCAGCACCCAGCCGAAGGCATTGGCGGCCCAACTTCCCGTGCCCAGCCCCTCGCCATATAGGGCGAAGCCGGTCGCGATCATGAAGAGGCTCCCGAGCACATAGAACAGGAACATGGCCAGCCCGGCAAGCGGGTTGTGGCCCGCGTGCTTGCGGGGCTCTTCGACCAGAAACAGGTACCAGCGGACCTCGTGCAGCAGCGCCTGCCACCAGTGGACGTCGTGGATGCGCGGCGCGAACAGCTCGCGGGCATACCGGTTGCCCACCAGCGCCCAGTAGGCGCGGCCGATCAGGCCGACGGCCAGCACATAACCGGCGGAGAAGTGAGCGAAGCGGATGTAACCCATCAAGTAGTGGTCGCTGGCCTCGCCGGAAGTCACCACCGGCGGCCAGGCTATCAGGAAGCCCGTGACCACCAGCACGACGATGGCGAGGGCGTTAACCCAGTGCCACAGCCGTACCGGCTTCTCGTAGACGTAGACCGGTTCGCTAAAACTATCGACGCTCGCCATGGCCGCAGACCTCACAATGTTTGCGTCAGCAGCGCCAGCCCCATGGCGCCCATCGCCGCGCCGCAGCTGCGGTACCAAGCCGGCTTTGCCAGCAGCCACACGCCCAGGATGACGCCGGTCAGGTGCAGCAGGCCGGTGGCGGTGATGAAGCCTACGGCATAAGTCCATCGTTTGGCATCCAGGCCGATCTCGGCCCCGTGTGCATAGCCGTGGAACAGTGCGAACAGGCCGACCAGGCTCAAGGCGGTGAACTGCGATAGGCGGACCTTGCCCGCCACTAGCAGTCCGAGCAGTACGACCGAGGCGGCGACGCCGGTCTCGGTGTGAGCCAGCGGAGTGCCGGCTGCGCCCAGCCATCCGCCCAGCCCCATGACCGCCATGAACGCCAGGGGCAGCAGCCACACCCGCCGCGGCGCAACGGTGACCGCCCACAGCCCCACGGCGATCATGGCCAGGAGATGGTCGGTGCCGAGAAAGGGATGGATGAAGCCGGACACGAAGCCCTCGACGGGATGCGCGCCGGTATGGGCGAGCGCGACGGGGCTCAGCGCCAACAGACTCGCCGTTCCGAACCAATAAATAGGACGCATGGTTATCTCCTTGAATTTGTTCGGGTTTTCTAACGCGATCAGCGCACCTTGACTCGCGTGACTTCCCGCCCGTCCTTGTCCATGACATGGGTCGAGCAGGCCAGGCAGGGATCGAAGCTGTGCAGAGTGCGCAGGATTTCCAGGGGTTGGTCCGGATTTTCCACCTTGGTGTTTATCAGGGATGCCTCGAACGCACCGATGTTGCCCTTGGGGTCGCGTGGCGAGCCGTTCCAGGTGGTGGGCACGATGCACTGGTAGTTGTCGATCTTGCCGTCCTTGATCTTGATCCAGTGCCCCAGCGCTCCGCGCGGCGCTTCCGTTGTGCCCGCGCCCATGGCTTCCTTGGGCCACCTGTCCGGTTCCCACCGAGCCGTGTTGGCAGTGGCCAGATCGCCTGCCTTGATGTTGTTCATCAGTTTGTCCTGGAAATGCCGCATCAGATGCGCGCAATACTGGGCTTCCAGGCCGCGGGCGGCGGTGCGGCCCAGCGTAGAGAACAGCGCGGTCAGCGGCAGGCCGAGATCGGTGAGCAGCTTGTCCACCGGCTCTTTGATTTCCGGGATGCCCTTGGCGTAGCCGACGACGTAGCGGGCCAGCGGGCCGACCTCCATGGCGTGTCCGCGCCAGCGCGGCGCCTTGATCCACGAGTACTTGGCGCTTTCGTCGAGGTTCTCGATGTGGGTGCGGGTCCCCTTGGTGTTGCGTCCGAGCGCGAAGTTCGGCTGGGTGACGCCGTCGAAAGGATGCAGTCCGCGGTCCTCGTCGTCGTACTTGTACCAGGAATGGGTGACGAACTCCTGGATTTGCTCCGGGTCCTTCAGGTCGACCTCGTGGATTTCCTTCAGGTTGCCGTTGATGATGGCGCCGTGCGGCAGCAGTAGGTTGTTCACCGAGCGGTCGTTGGCTTTTTCCGGAATGTCGCCATAGGACAGCACATTGGTGGCCGACAGACCCCCGCCATACAGCCAGTCCTTGTAGAAGCTGGCGATCGCCTGGAGGTCGGGCAGGTAGACCTGTTCGATGAACTCGATGGTCTGGTCGATGATGGAGGACACCAGATTGAGGCGTTCCATGTTGACCGCGCCCACAGCGCCGACGCCGTCGACGTTGATGGCGCAGGTCACGCCGCCGACCAGCCAGTTCGGATGCGGGTTCTTGCCGCCGTAGACCGTGTGGATCTTGACAATTTCCTTCTGGAAATCCAGCGCCTCCAGGTAATGCGCCACTGCCATCAGATTGGCTTCCGGCGGCAAACGGTAGGCCGGGTTGCCCCAATAGCCGTTGCCGAACGGGCCAAGCTGGCCGCTCTCGACAAACTTCTTCAGCCGGCTGGCGATGTCGTGGAAATAGCCCGGTGACGACTTGGGCCAGGGCGAAATACTCTGCGCCAGTTCGGAGGTGGCTTTCGGATTGGCATTGAGCGCGCTGACCACGTCCACCCAGTCCAGCGCGTGCAGATGGTAGAAATGCACGAGATGGTCATGGGCCTGCAGGGTGAGCTGCATGATGTTGCGGATGGAGTTGGCGTTCTCCGGAATGTCGATCCCCAGCGCGTCCTCCACCGCCCGCACCGAAGTCAGGGCGTGGGTGCCGGTGCAGACACCGCAGATCCTTTCGGTGAAGGCCCAGGCATCGCGCGGGTCGCGGCCCTTCAGGATGACCTCCAGGCCGCGCCACATGGTGCCGCTGGAGACCGCGTTGCGGATGATGTTGTCGTCGTCCACATTCACTTCGCAGCGCATATGGCC
This genomic window contains:
- a CDS encoding hydrogenase expression/formation protein, yielding MQDDFAFIATGNTPLIRPPDDPECAYPPMPEAMATFTPPLLHALSREETGGGRAVLRTVIERLGGAPGRVNLAARDPASRRFVDEVLGEGEVLINIAGPRDRLVIRESVFAGVWRIQHYVDGRLRRDDVETGPAPEAVYEWAERLTADEPPQCPQVFPEGLMNAPALLTEIFDHSADCSADRPHVINLSLLPLTPEDSKFLIDTLGTAGLSILSRGYGDCRVSLTRLPKVWWVQYFNSPGQLILNTLEITALPAIVPAAPEDLENSRERIAEALAQLT
- the cybH gene encoding Ni/Fe-hydrogenase, b-type cytochrome subunit, which translates into the protein MASVDSFSEPVYVYEKPVRLWHWVNALAIVVLVVTGFLIAWPPVVTSGEASDHYLMGYIRFAHFSAGYVLAVGLIGRAYWALVGNRYARELFAPRIHDVHWWQALLHEVRWYLFLVEEPRKHAGHNPLAGLAMFLFYVLGSLFMIATGFALYGEGLGTGSWAANAFGWVLPALGGSQQVHSLHHLGMWYLVIFTLVHVYVAVREQHLSRQSVTTTMIDGWRVWKDERP
- a CDS encoding HyaD/HybD family hydrogenase maturation endopeptidase, whose translation is MLPRVLILGIGNLLWADEGFGVRVAQALQRDYVFPENVTVMDGGTQGLALIPYVQESEVLIVADAVDFGQAPASLLEARDEDVPAYLHSGKTSLHQVSFQEVLALCKLMGQGPERLYLVGVQPVDMEDFGGSLTPPVKAQLEPAIARILAFCAELGLPGWRRPAGDCTADALEMTQYERQRPSAEAACRIGDVRFLPGDPRKTTHPARDSDISKDLPCKTILLS
- a CDS encoding nickel-dependent hydrogenase large subunit, translating into MTAIQTPNGFTLNDAGKRIVVDPVTRIEGHMRCEVNVDDDNIIRNAVSSGTMWRGLEVILKGRDPRDAWAFTERICGVCTGTHALTSVRAVEDALGIDIPENANSIRNIMQLTLQAHDHLVHFYHLHALDWVDVVSALNANPKATSELAQSISPWPKSSPGYFHDIASRLKKFVESGQLGPFGNGYWGNPAYRLPPEANLMAVAHYLEALDFQKEIVKIHTVYGGKNPHPNWLVGGVTCAINVDGVGAVGAVNMERLNLVSSIIDQTIEFIEQVYLPDLQAIASFYKDWLYGGGLSATNVLSYGDIPEKANDRSVNNLLLPHGAIINGNLKEIHEVDLKDPEQIQEFVTHSWYKYDDEDRGLHPFDGVTQPNFALGRNTKGTRTHIENLDESAKYSWIKAPRWRGHAMEVGPLARYVVGYAKGIPEIKEPVDKLLTDLGLPLTALFSTLGRTAARGLEAQYCAHLMRHFQDKLMNNIKAGDLATANTARWEPDRWPKEAMGAGTTEAPRGALGHWIKIKDGKIDNYQCIVPTTWNGSPRDPKGNIGAFEASLINTKVENPDQPLEILRTLHSFDPCLACSTHVMDKDGREVTRVKVR
- a CDS encoding HupE/UreJ family protein; protein product: MRPIYWFGTASLLALSPVALAHTGAHPVEGFVSGFIHPFLGTDHLLAMIAVGLWAVTVAPRRVWLLPLAFMAVMGLGGWLGAAGTPLAHTETGVAASVVLLGLLVAGKVRLSQFTALSLVGLFALFHGYAHGAEIGLDAKRWTYAVGFITATGLLHLTGVILGVWLLAKPAWYRSCGAAMGAMGLALLTQTL
- a CDS encoding symmetrical bis(5'-nucleosyl)-tetraphosphatase yields the protein MAVYAIGDVQGCYVELMRLLDLIRFDPAADRLLFTGDLVNRGPQSLETLRFIRSLGAAAVTVLGNHDLHLLAVACEVSRVKHKDTFGDVLEADDRDELLEWLRTRPLVHREGGYCLVHAGIPPCWSAETALARAGEVETVLAGGDIAGFCRQMYGDQPDLWSEDLAGWDRLRFITNALTRMRYCDRSGRLDFRQKGAPGRQPASLVPWFEVPGRTPPGATIVFGHWSTLGYFAGRDCYCLDTGCLWGGELTALKLDETLQRYAVPSLHGGYQKPTLTE